A stretch of Puniceicoccus vermicola DNA encodes these proteins:
- a CDS encoding type II toxin-antitoxin system Phd/YefM family antitoxin: MSIHPQVIEKEGKKEFVVLPYEEFLAMKENLENYEDLKDLREAKNSEGDAPTTPLSEIRTDLLAE; this comes from the coding sequence ATGAGTATTCATCCACAAGTCATTGAAAAAGAAGGCAAAAAGGAATTTGTCGTGCTACCTTATGAGGAGTTTTTGGCGATGAAGGAGAATCTTGAGAATTACGAGGATCTGAAAGATCTGAGAGAAGCCAAGAATTCGGAAGGCGATGCCCCGACGACGCCTCTGAGTGAGATTCGCACTGATCTCCTTGCCGAGTGA
- a CDS encoding type II toxin-antitoxin system RelE family toxin, protein MKYTSELKPKAIKDLKSIPLKERERIVGRIERIEDNLEGDVKKLTNHPPEYRMRSGNYRVLFEIEEGKIVVYRVLHRKEAYL, encoded by the coding sequence ATGAAATACACCTCTGAGCTAAAGCCCAAGGCGATCAAAGACCTCAAATCAATCCCGCTTAAGGAGCGGGAAAGAATTGTGGGACGCATCGAGCGGATAGAGGACAATCTGGAGGGAGATGTGAAAAAATTGACGAATCACCCCCCGGAATATCGGATGCGCAGTGGCAATTACCGAGTATTATTCGAGATTGAAGAAGGGAAAATTGTGGTCTACCGTGTATTACATCGAAAGGAGGCATATTTATGA
- a CDS encoding sodium:solute symporter — translation MSEPPHYELATIDLVLIGVYFLVVLGIGIRLAGKNHSAEDYFLAGRGMIWPLIGVSLFASNISSTTLIGLAGDAYDKGISVFNYEWMASVVLVIFAFFILPFILRSQVFTLPEFLEKRFDGRLRLYFSGLTLFLNIIVDTAGSLFAGALLMKLVFPELDIAVTIAVLAVVAGLYTIAGGLAAVIYTDALQTILLLIGAVVISVTAFQEVGGWSGMTEGIDSAQLSLIRPLGDPGVPWLGLLTGVPLLGFYFWCTNQFMAQRVLSAKNVNHGRWGVIFAAFLKLPVLFLMVLPGTMAIHLFPGLPDPNLVYPTLMFELLPAGLLGLVMAGFVAALMSQIDSTLNAASTLVTMDFVRRWKPDLDGATLMKVGRWVTGGFMVLAALWAPMIENFASLFQYLQMVLSYTVPPIVAAYVAGAFWKGANARGAWMGVLWGTGAGLVLFLFVGVTGWIDLHFLYVGPILFVISMAVLVIVSRSGPPPTEEKQALVWTKEFYRAESRELAEMPWWQSYRLWSVLLLISTGALVWVFA, via the coding sequence ATGAGCGAACCACCCCATTATGAGCTCGCGACCATTGATCTGGTTTTGATCGGCGTTTATTTTCTCGTTGTTCTCGGCATCGGGATTCGGTTGGCGGGGAAGAATCATTCGGCGGAGGATTATTTTTTGGCGGGGCGGGGGATGATCTGGCCGTTGATCGGGGTCTCGCTCTTCGCCTCCAATATTTCCTCGACGACCCTCATTGGCTTGGCCGGCGATGCCTACGACAAGGGAATTTCGGTTTTTAACTATGAGTGGATGGCCTCGGTGGTCTTGGTCATCTTCGCCTTTTTTATTCTTCCGTTCATTCTGCGGTCCCAAGTCTTCACTCTCCCGGAATTCCTGGAGAAGCGTTTTGATGGACGCCTGCGGCTCTACTTTTCAGGGCTGACTCTCTTCCTGAACATCATTGTCGATACGGCCGGAAGCCTGTTCGCGGGAGCCTTGCTGATGAAGCTGGTTTTTCCCGAGCTCGATATTGCGGTGACCATAGCCGTCCTCGCGGTAGTGGCCGGGCTCTATACGATTGCCGGGGGACTGGCGGCAGTCATCTATACCGACGCGCTGCAAACCATTCTCCTCCTCATTGGGGCGGTGGTTATTTCCGTTACCGCCTTCCAGGAGGTGGGTGGATGGTCGGGGATGACCGAGGGCATTGATTCGGCGCAGCTCAGCCTCATCCGTCCTCTCGGAGATCCGGGGGTGCCCTGGCTTGGATTGCTGACCGGGGTGCCGTTGTTGGGATTCTATTTTTGGTGCACGAACCAATTCATGGCCCAGCGCGTTCTGAGCGCAAAAAACGTGAATCACGGACGATGGGGGGTGATTTTTGCCGCCTTTCTCAAACTCCCGGTTCTCTTCCTCATGGTTTTGCCGGGGACGATGGCGATTCATCTTTTTCCCGGTTTGCCGGACCCCAATCTCGTTTATCCGACCTTGATGTTCGAGCTTCTGCCAGCCGGACTTTTGGGGCTGGTGATGGCTGGGTTTGTCGCGGCCTTGATGTCGCAAATCGATTCGACTCTCAATGCGGCTTCAACCTTGGTCACCATGGATTTCGTCCGCCGATGGAAGCCAGACCTCGACGGGGCAACCTTGATGAAGGTCGGTCGCTGGGTGACCGGGGGCTTTATGGTGCTGGCGGCCCTCTGGGCTCCGATGATCGAGAACTTTGCCTCGCTTTTTCAGTACCTCCAGATGGTGCTCTCCTATACCGTTCCGCCGATCGTGGCCGCCTATGTGGCCGGAGCCTTCTGGAAAGGGGCCAATGCGCGCGGCGCCTGGATGGGCGTTCTTTGGGGCACGGGTGCTGGTCTGGTTCTTTTCCTATTCGTGGGAGTGACGGGTTGGATTGATCTGCACTTCCTCTACGTGGGGCCGATCCTCTTTGTCATCTCCATGGCCGTGCTCGTCATCGTGAGTCGCAGCGGCCCACCACCCACAGAAGAAAAACAAGCCCTAGTCTGGACCAAGGAGTTCTACCGGGCCGAGAGTCGGGAGCTGGCCGAGATGCCTTGGTGGCAGAGTTACCGGCTCTGGTCGGTGCTCCTGCTAATTTCCACCGGTGCCCTCGTCTGGGTGTTTGCGTAA
- the recD2 gene encoding SF1B family DNA helicase RecD2: MADQLKGTVERIVFSNEEKQYLVAEFSPEDSRQKVTVTGVLPGVQCGESLILRGEWVSHPRHGKQFRVSDFQSHLPSSVHGIRKYLGSGLIPGIGKTYAAKIVDHFGKETLDVISTKSSRLREVPGIGKERARKIKEGWEEHRTFRSVMIFLQTYGVSAAKCLRLVKRYGESTEKILRANPYRLADEIEGIGFRTADQIAVNLGLPSDGPDRIMAALSYSLQAASEEGHTVLVRGDLLARSSEILGLPGDSVEPVLQRALKDEQLVGIESDTLIQRPDLFRAEARLSKSLLNLVWANSALPKIQVEKAVEWAAERAGFAFAPEQVEALKTALKGRMTILTGGPGTGKTTILSALVSILQAKKVRVGLASPTGRAAQRMSEATGAPAKTIHRLLEHDHATGGFVHHEKKTLPLDFVIVDEVSMLDVRLAASLFAAIAPGASVLLVGDADQLPSVGPGDVLRNLIESERFPVVRLNRVFRQEGGSRIVDLAYQVLGGNPAFPFAKGNAPARPEIDGDVQWVLGEDPDTCLDRVLRLMDYIPKAMPGIDPVRDIQVICPLHKGTIGVANLNQRIKERLNGQRAGEGGLFAVGDKVIQTRNNYDLGIYNGDLGIVLRTDLGNGALEIDFTGNRVTVDKGHLGDLSLAYAITVHKSQGSEYPVLVLPLMKQHFLLLRRNLVYTALTRGKRAVFFVGDPDAYAMAVRQSNDQKRLTDQVRKIRNSG; this comes from the coding sequence ATGGCCGATCAGCTCAAGGGGACCGTTGAGCGCATCGTCTTCTCGAATGAGGAGAAGCAGTATCTGGTCGCTGAATTTTCACCGGAAGACAGCCGACAGAAGGTGACCGTGACCGGGGTCTTGCCCGGAGTGCAATGCGGCGAATCGTTGATCCTGCGGGGAGAGTGGGTGAGTCACCCGCGGCACGGGAAGCAGTTTCGGGTTTCGGATTTTCAATCGCACCTGCCCTCGTCAGTCCATGGGATCCGAAAGTATCTCGGCAGTGGTCTCATTCCCGGTATTGGGAAGACCTACGCCGCGAAGATCGTCGATCATTTTGGGAAGGAAACCCTCGACGTGATCTCGACGAAATCCTCGCGCTTGCGGGAGGTGCCGGGCATTGGGAAGGAGCGGGCGCGGAAGATTAAAGAAGGCTGGGAGGAGCATCGCACCTTTCGCTCGGTGATGATTTTTCTCCAGACCTACGGCGTGTCGGCGGCGAAATGTCTGCGTCTCGTCAAACGCTACGGAGAGAGCACGGAGAAGATCCTTCGGGCCAACCCTTATCGCCTTGCCGATGAGATCGAGGGCATCGGATTTCGCACGGCCGATCAGATCGCGGTCAATCTCGGCCTACCGAGCGACGGGCCGGACCGCATTATGGCCGCCCTGTCGTATTCGCTCCAGGCGGCATCGGAGGAGGGGCATACCGTTTTGGTCCGGGGAGATCTCCTCGCACGATCTTCCGAAATCCTCGGCCTGCCCGGAGATTCGGTAGAGCCGGTCCTGCAGCGGGCGCTCAAAGATGAGCAACTCGTGGGGATCGAATCGGATACTTTGATTCAACGTCCGGATCTCTTTCGTGCGGAGGCTCGCTTGTCGAAGTCTCTTCTGAATCTGGTCTGGGCCAACTCGGCGCTGCCGAAAATCCAAGTGGAGAAAGCGGTCGAGTGGGCCGCCGAACGTGCAGGCTTCGCCTTTGCCCCCGAGCAGGTCGAAGCATTGAAGACCGCGCTGAAAGGGAGAATGACGATTCTCACTGGCGGTCCTGGGACTGGAAAAACCACGATTCTCAGTGCCCTTGTCTCGATCCTCCAGGCCAAGAAAGTCCGGGTGGGGCTGGCTTCGCCGACAGGCCGTGCCGCCCAGCGGATGAGTGAGGCAACGGGAGCTCCCGCGAAGACGATTCATCGCCTCCTCGAACATGATCATGCCACCGGAGGCTTCGTTCACCACGAGAAGAAGACGCTCCCGTTGGACTTTGTCATCGTCGATGAGGTGAGTATGCTCGATGTGCGTCTGGCCGCATCGCTCTTCGCCGCGATTGCGCCGGGGGCCAGCGTTCTCCTCGTGGGCGATGCGGACCAATTGCCCTCCGTCGGGCCCGGGGATGTCTTGCGCAATCTGATCGAATCCGAGCGCTTCCCGGTCGTTCGGCTCAATCGGGTCTTCCGCCAGGAGGGAGGAAGCCGAATCGTCGATTTGGCCTATCAGGTGTTGGGCGGCAATCCGGCCTTTCCCTTCGCCAAGGGCAACGCACCTGCGCGCCCCGAGATCGATGGGGATGTGCAGTGGGTGCTCGGCGAGGATCCGGATACCTGCCTCGACCGCGTCTTGCGCTTGATGGATTACATCCCCAAGGCCATGCCGGGAATCGATCCAGTGCGTGACATTCAGGTCATCTGTCCCTTGCACAAAGGCACAATCGGAGTGGCCAATCTAAATCAGCGGATCAAGGAGCGTCTCAATGGCCAGCGGGCCGGGGAGGGCGGCTTGTTTGCGGTTGGCGACAAAGTGATCCAGACCCGTAATAACTACGACCTCGGGATTTATAATGGAGACCTCGGCATTGTCCTCCGAACCGATCTGGGCAACGGTGCCTTAGAAATCGATTTCACTGGAAATCGGGTCACGGTGGACAAAGGTCATCTCGGCGACCTCTCATTGGCCTATGCGATCACGGTTCACAAAAGCCAAGGGAGCGAGTACCCGGTTCTCGTCCTCCCCCTCATGAAACAGCACTTCCTTCTCCTGCGAAGAAACCTAGTCTACACCGCCCTGACCCGGGGCAAGCGCGCAGTCTTCTTCGTCGGCGACCCCGATGCCTACGCCATGGCTGTCAGGCAAAGTAACGACCAAAAACGCCTAACCGACCAAGTCCGAAAAATCCGAAACTCCGGATAG
- a CDS encoding HAD family hydrolase: MKKSFSHILFDLDGTLIDHFEAIHEAYNFAQNTLGLPPASLEKVKATVGGSVPVTMRRLIGDDASDETYEKALELFDQRFSEVMLEKVSILPGVRDLLEALTSQGVPVSVFTNKKGEHARAVLEHIDLARYFQAIVGAGDTAFRKPEPEFTDHVLETVGSEAAETLMIGDSPFDVEGGKVRGLWVAVVATGSHTSEQLQETPADWVFTDMAALGRELFGEEMAAGPSSP; encoded by the coding sequence ATGAAGAAGTCATTTTCCCACATTCTGTTCGATTTGGATGGAACCCTCATCGATCACTTTGAGGCGATTCACGAAGCCTACAACTTTGCCCAGAACACCTTGGGGCTTCCGCCCGCGAGTCTGGAAAAGGTGAAGGCGACGGTGGGCGGCTCGGTTCCGGTGACCATGCGTCGATTGATCGGGGACGATGCCTCTGACGAAACTTACGAGAAGGCGCTGGAATTGTTCGACCAGCGTTTTTCCGAAGTGATGCTGGAGAAAGTTTCCATCCTTCCGGGGGTGCGGGATCTGCTGGAGGCCCTGACTTCGCAGGGAGTCCCGGTCTCGGTATTCACAAATAAAAAAGGGGAGCACGCCCGGGCGGTTCTTGAGCACATTGATCTGGCCCGCTATTTTCAGGCCATCGTCGGTGCGGGAGATACAGCCTTTCGCAAGCCCGAGCCCGAGTTCACCGATCACGTATTGGAAACGGTCGGTTCGGAGGCTGCAGAGACTTTGATGATCGGTGATTCGCCGTTCGACGTCGAGGGGGGCAAAGTGCGAGGCCTTTGGGTCGCGGTTGTGGCGACGGGGAGTCACACGAGTGAGCAGCTTCAGGAAACCCCGGCAGACTGGGTCTTCACCGATATGGCGGCTCTGGGCAGAGAATTGTTTGGCGAGGAAATGGCGGCCGGCCCGTCCTCTCCGTAA
- the proB gene encoding glutamate 5-kinase, producing the protein MPEEFLARSFRRIVVKLGTGILTDAEGGVDRARISSICREVDDARKAGVDVCVVSSGAVGLGMKHLGFSRRPTDLPTLQSCAAVGQSILTQTWQECMDPFGHKVAQILLTREDLRGRRRHVAVKDTMERLFALGVVPIVNENDCLSTEEIRFGDNDVLSALVSSLIKADLLFILSTAPGLLNLDTGELQPVIRSITPEIEAMARGTNSPTAVGGMVTKIRAARIANRSGCGVIIGSGTNPKLLRRFSGTDVSGTLFLPGEETLTSRKRWLAFFDRPTGWIQIDAGATEAVCEKGTSLLASGVTSCGGKFEEGSVIEIRDEDDHTFAHGVIAYSPEELNQVSGRRSEELRELLPDRKQYEVVHRNELVLLDEVPHFQSESESETEST; encoded by the coding sequence ATGCCCGAGGAATTTCTCGCCCGGTCCTTCCGTAGAATCGTCGTCAAACTCGGCACCGGCATTTTGACGGATGCCGAGGGTGGGGTAGATCGCGCCCGCATCTCCTCCATTTGCCGTGAGGTCGACGATGCCCGGAAAGCCGGCGTCGATGTCTGCGTGGTGAGCTCCGGGGCCGTTGGCCTCGGGATGAAGCACTTGGGGTTTTCACGGCGTCCTACCGATCTGCCGACGTTGCAATCGTGCGCGGCCGTCGGTCAGAGCATTCTGACCCAGACTTGGCAGGAGTGCATGGATCCATTTGGGCACAAGGTGGCTCAGATCCTTCTCACCCGGGAAGATCTCCGGGGCCGTCGCCGTCACGTGGCCGTGAAGGACACGATGGAGCGGTTATTCGCCCTCGGTGTGGTTCCGATCGTCAACGAGAACGACTGCCTCAGCACTGAAGAGATTCGCTTTGGGGACAATGATGTTCTCAGTGCGTTGGTCTCCTCGCTCATCAAGGCCGATCTTCTTTTTATCCTCTCCACGGCTCCGGGTCTCCTGAATCTGGATACCGGAGAATTGCAGCCGGTCATCCGTTCGATCACTCCGGAAATTGAGGCGATGGCCCGCGGAACGAACAGCCCGACTGCGGTCGGCGGGATGGTGACCAAGATACGGGCCGCCCGGATTGCCAATCGCTCCGGGTGCGGCGTGATTATCGGCAGTGGGACCAACCCCAAGCTCCTCCGGCGTTTCTCCGGGACCGACGTTTCCGGGACCCTCTTTCTCCCCGGGGAGGAAACACTGACCTCCCGCAAGCGCTGGCTCGCTTTCTTTGATCGACCCACTGGCTGGATTCAGATCGATGCAGGGGCAACCGAGGCTGTTTGTGAGAAGGGGACGAGTCTACTCGCCAGTGGGGTGACCAGTTGCGGCGGAAAGTTTGAAGAAGGCTCGGTCATTGAAATCCGGGATGAGGACGACCACACCTTCGCCCACGGAGTCATTGCCTACTCTCCCGAGGAGTTGAACCAGGTCTCTGGCCGCCGCTCGGAGGAGCTCCGCGAGCTTCTTCCCGACCGAAAGCAATACGAAGTGGTCCACCGCAACGAGTTGGTGCTTCTGGACGAAGTTCCGCATTTCCAATCTGAATCCGAGAGCGAAACCGAGTCCACATGA
- the frr gene encoding ribosome recycling factor, translated as METRATLLGMDTDTIQKKQVAETQKALEHTLAEFNSLHTGKASPAMVEGIVIEVSSYGSSMPLRDIAAITTPDARTIQIQPWDKTVIKDVEKALQKANLGINPVVDGALVRLNIPELSKERRQELVKVAHKHAEDGRISVRQARRNAMDALKIAEKEESLSEDDVKRVEKEIQKTTDDFVEKINEAVTHKEKELLRV; from the coding sequence GTGGAAACCCGCGCTACATTGTTGGGCATGGACACCGACACGATTCAAAAGAAGCAGGTTGCCGAAACCCAAAAGGCCCTTGAACACACTCTGGCGGAATTCAATTCCCTCCACACGGGGAAGGCGTCTCCGGCCATGGTCGAAGGGATCGTCATTGAGGTTTCGTCATATGGCTCTTCGATGCCGCTCCGCGATATTGCCGCCATCACCACCCCGGATGCCCGCACGATTCAGATTCAACCGTGGGACAAAACGGTGATCAAGGACGTGGAGAAGGCCTTGCAGAAGGCGAACCTCGGCATCAATCCGGTGGTCGACGGAGCCCTAGTCCGCCTCAACATCCCCGAGCTCAGTAAAGAGCGTCGTCAGGAACTGGTAAAGGTCGCCCACAAGCATGCAGAGGATGGCCGCATCAGTGTGCGTCAGGCTCGCCGCAATGCGATGGACGCTTTGAAGATTGCCGAGAAGGAAGAGAGTCTCTCCGAAGACGACGTGAAGCGCGTGGAAAAGGAGATTCAGAAAACGACCGACGATTTCGTTGAGAAGATCAACGAGGCCGTTACGCACAAGGAAAAGGAGCTCCTCCGGGTCTAA
- a CDS encoding hybrid sensor histidine kinase/response regulator: MAKFSTTRLVRENGPLLLALALSAVFWLITSLSKETFYQNEQVPPALRVGGIAAILFFGVILQVILRSLSQSRADLRDELGFFSTIFAEGPTPGLVIDGESGKIIDANQAASRLYGWSIESLRQKNMMDLAVVNEEAVKNRLLEISQHRSLRFRTKNYLQSGRICPVEIDATFLDLSSRKTLVCLVRDLSTEEEVQRSLEEQRLITESLFESARVGYWDWNLTTQRVYLSQQLLQMIGISENSEKPLPANWEDLVMEQDLPKMMSEYQSHIDSRGEYPFFCEIRYHQKSGNPIWMICTGKVIEWDTDDQPVRMVGCNIDISERKTNEQHLFLANRALNSIRAGVTISRAANDYPIRYINRSFENLTGYTHDEVIGKNCRFLLRDDYDQEALTTVRKALREKTNCQVVLRNYRKDGSLFWNRLTISPVFDHNGELTHFVGTQEDVSKEIAAQQELVLAKESAERANHVRDEFLAMMSHELRTPLNPIIGLGTFLLDETDDPDKKDMLKTIVESGYRQLGLVENLLSISDLASMRPTERQQSLDIQDLLDAVIATNHRKLKPGVKIQTDMDHCDPEVWIRGTEKHLEQMLDHLVENACKFSEHGVITLRAYTDRPTQENRNLYFEIQDQGVGISEDALERIFRPFEQEDSSSKRKFQGAGLGLAIAKKIALILGGDITVSSEVGAGSRFLCRIPLIEKPTDVAPLPEPIQPKPRPNSAETGRPTILIVEDQESNAFFVQSFLKRKEMSTILAVDGEMAVAEFAKNDCSAIILDLHIPVLDGYEVLKRIRATEKGENTPVIVVTADVNPEIPVRCRELGVTACLTKPFDIKEFYKILQDSLGERPDQSETPEPSRSQLKE, from the coding sequence ATGGCGAAATTCTCTACAACCCGCCTCGTTCGCGAAAATGGCCCCCTCCTTCTCGCTCTGGCCCTGAGCGCTGTCTTTTGGTTGATTACCTCACTATCGAAGGAAACATTTTATCAAAACGAGCAGGTACCTCCAGCCCTGCGAGTCGGGGGAATTGCCGCAATTTTATTTTTCGGAGTCATCCTCCAGGTCATCCTGCGGTCTCTGAGTCAGAGCAGAGCCGATCTCCGAGACGAACTCGGGTTTTTCAGCACTATTTTTGCGGAGGGCCCCACTCCCGGGCTGGTTATCGATGGAGAAAGCGGAAAGATCATCGACGCAAATCAAGCGGCGTCCCGTTTATACGGATGGTCGATCGAAAGTCTGCGGCAAAAAAACATGATGGACCTTGCCGTCGTCAACGAGGAGGCAGTCAAAAACCGGCTTCTCGAAATATCGCAGCATAGAAGCCTCCGATTCCGGACAAAAAATTATCTCCAAAGCGGGCGAATCTGCCCTGTTGAAATTGATGCAACCTTTCTGGATCTCAGTTCACGTAAAACTCTCGTATGCTTGGTTCGAGATTTAAGTACAGAAGAGGAGGTCCAACGTTCCCTTGAGGAGCAAAGGCTGATCACCGAAAGCCTCTTCGAATCGGCCCGGGTCGGTTACTGGGACTGGAATCTTACCACTCAACGAGTTTATCTCAGCCAACAGTTGCTGCAAATGATCGGCATCTCCGAGAACAGCGAGAAACCGCTCCCGGCCAACTGGGAAGACCTGGTCATGGAACAAGATCTACCCAAAATGATGTCCGAATACCAAAGCCACATCGATAGCCGGGGAGAATACCCGTTTTTCTGCGAGATTCGGTACCATCAAAAAAGTGGCAATCCGATTTGGATGATCTGCACGGGAAAAGTCATCGAGTGGGATACCGACGACCAGCCTGTTCGCATGGTCGGGTGCAACATAGACATCTCCGAGCGCAAGACCAACGAGCAGCACCTTTTTCTCGCGAACCGCGCTCTTAACTCAATTCGCGCGGGCGTCACCATTTCCAGGGCGGCGAACGACTACCCCATCCGATACATAAACCGATCCTTCGAAAACCTTACGGGCTATACTCATGATGAGGTTATCGGGAAAAATTGCCGCTTTCTCCTCCGGGATGACTACGACCAAGAGGCCTTGACAACGGTCAGAAAGGCTCTTCGGGAGAAAACCAACTGCCAGGTCGTTCTCAGAAACTATCGCAAGGACGGCTCCCTTTTCTGGAATCGCCTCACCATCTCACCGGTCTTCGACCACAATGGCGAATTGACCCACTTTGTAGGGACCCAAGAGGATGTCTCGAAAGAAATCGCGGCCCAACAAGAGCTCGTGCTAGCGAAAGAATCGGCCGAGCGCGCCAACCACGTCCGAGACGAGTTTTTGGCGATGATGAGCCATGAACTCCGCACGCCCTTGAATCCAATCATCGGGCTCGGTACTTTCCTACTCGATGAAACCGACGATCCCGATAAGAAGGACATGCTCAAGACGATCGTCGAATCGGGCTACCGCCAGCTCGGTTTGGTCGAAAACCTACTGTCCATCTCAGACCTCGCCAGCATGCGCCCGACGGAGAGACAACAGTCCCTCGACATTCAGGACCTGTTGGATGCGGTCATCGCGACAAACCATCGCAAGCTGAAGCCCGGAGTGAAGATCCAGACGGATATGGATCATTGCGATCCGGAGGTCTGGATCCGCGGCACCGAAAAACACCTCGAGCAGATGCTCGATCATCTGGTCGAAAACGCCTGCAAATTCAGCGAACACGGAGTCATCACCCTCCGGGCCTACACCGATCGACCCACCCAAGAGAATCGCAATCTGTATTTTGAAATCCAAGACCAGGGGGTCGGCATCTCGGAAGATGCCCTAGAGCGAATCTTTCGCCCCTTCGAGCAGGAGGACTCCTCCTCAAAACGAAAATTCCAAGGAGCGGGACTCGGCCTGGCGATCGCCAAAAAGATCGCCCTCATTCTCGGAGGAGACATCACCGTCTCCAGCGAAGTAGGAGCAGGATCCCGCTTTCTCTGCCGGATCCCACTGATTGAGAAGCCGACCGACGTCGCACCTCTGCCAGAGCCGATTCAGCCCAAGCCTCGGCCCAATTCAGCGGAGACGGGACGGCCCACCATTCTCATTGTCGAAGATCAGGAGTCCAATGCCTTTTTTGTCCAAAGCTTTTTGAAGCGGAAGGAAATGTCGACGATCCTCGCCGTCGACGGAGAGATGGCTGTCGCCGAGTTCGCGAAGAACGACTGTTCCGCAATCATTCTCGATCTTCACATCCCGGTGCTGGACGGATACGAAGTCCTCAAACGCATACGGGCCACCGAAAAAGGGGAAAACACCCCAGTCATCGTGGTCACTGCCGATGTGAATCCTGAGATCCCCGTCCGCTGCCGCGAACTCGGGGTCACCGCTTGTTTGACCAAACCGTTCGACATCAAGGAATTCTACAAAATTCTTCAGGATTCCCTCGGCGAACGACCCGATCAAAGCGAAACTCCGGAGCCCTCTCGTTCGCAACTCAAGGAGTAA
- a CDS encoding HAD-IIB family hydrolase, producing MNLFNLESNLDVRVLGTDLDGTLIPLPDCPENREDLEILKKGLESGGREVVFATGRHFESVLEAIEEFGLPQPQWLICDVGTSIYRAKGGGYELYQPYVDHLSEKSGGIDRTDVEEAVSGIDGLELQGAESQGPFKISYFADNSRVDELVREMGRACEEKGLPFLAMGSVDPFNQNGLLDLLPAGVSKAYALIWLATHADFRPEELVFSGDSGNDYAALVAGFRSIAVGNAASELVEKVAQEMKANGASERFYAAKAFATSGVLEGCRHFGLLPQEK from the coding sequence ATGAATCTTTTCAACCTTGAATCTAATTTGGATGTGCGAGTTCTCGGCACGGACCTCGACGGGACTCTGATCCCTTTACCGGATTGTCCGGAGAATCGAGAAGACCTGGAAATCCTGAAGAAGGGCCTCGAGAGTGGGGGCAGAGAAGTCGTCTTTGCCACCGGCCGCCATTTCGAGTCGGTTTTAGAGGCGATTGAGGAGTTCGGCCTCCCGCAGCCTCAATGGTTGATTTGCGATGTCGGCACTTCGATCTATCGGGCGAAGGGGGGCGGCTATGAGCTTTACCAGCCCTATGTCGACCACCTCTCCGAAAAGTCGGGAGGGATCGACCGCACTGATGTCGAGGAGGCGGTTTCGGGGATCGATGGATTGGAGTTGCAGGGGGCAGAAAGCCAAGGTCCCTTTAAGATTAGCTACTTTGCCGACAACTCGCGCGTAGATGAGTTGGTTCGGGAAATGGGACGCGCTTGCGAAGAAAAGGGGCTTCCCTTTTTGGCGATGGGAAGCGTCGATCCTTTTAATCAGAATGGATTGCTCGATCTCCTCCCGGCTGGAGTTTCGAAAGCCTACGCCCTGATTTGGCTCGCGACCCACGCGGATTTTCGACCGGAGGAGCTGGTCTTTTCCGGGGATTCCGGGAATGATTATGCGGCGCTCGTGGCTGGATTTCGGTCGATTGCAGTAGGAAACGCCGCTTCCGAGCTGGTGGAGAAGGTTGCCCAAGAGATGAAGGCCAATGGGGCTTCAGAGCGGTTTTATGCGGCGAAGGCTTTCGCCACCAGCGGAGTGCTAGAGGGGTGCCGGCACTTTGGCTTGCTTCCCCAAGAGAAGTAG